The Magnolia sinica isolate HGM2019 chromosome 9, MsV1, whole genome shotgun sequence genome contains a region encoding:
- the LOC131255316 gene encoding uncharacterized protein LOC131255316: protein MGLALFSSSKNWTTGLENLVNAAPVDASIQARGIQLASHCICYDVRSTQSEIGHDIESIHHLFLSGGLANAAWEFVGRKFGISVQAASSARNAALFDDISPSIQKLTHRVSWWLQFVQNKSFSSLPVPTPMAAHSSSGQPSSRVFLSSATPPLQGVPSTRPSCEQAIILAVVKWLRPPPGWEKINIDGLALGNPGPSSGGGICRDENGAFLFAFHEGYGSGSNVHAEIRAIHDGLLLCFSKGLKNIIVESDS from the exons ATGGGTTTGGCACTCTTCTCTTCCTCCAAAAATTGGACTACTGGTTTGGAAAATCTGGTGAATGCTGCTCCAGTTGATGCGTCGATCCAAGCTAGGGGAATCCAACTGGCTTCCCACTGCATTTGTTATGACGTCAGGTCTACACAGAGTGAAATCGGGCATGATATTGAATCCATCCACCACCTGTTCCTCTCTGGTGGCTTAGCTAATGCAGCGTGGGAATTTGTGGGGAGAAAGTTTGGGATCAGCGTGCAGGCCGCGTCTTCG GCCAGGAATGCTGCTCTATTCGACGACATTAGCCCTTCGATCCAAAAGCTCACCCACAGGGTCAGCTGGTGGCTACAGTTCGTCCAGAACAAGAGCTTCTCTTCCTTGCCAGTCCCTACTCCAATGGCAGCCCATTCTTCAAGCGGTCAGCCCTCTAGCAGGGTCTTTCTCAGCTCGGCCACCCCTCCTCTCCAGGGTGTCCCTTCGACACGCCCTAGCTGCGAGCAAGCTATTATTTTAGCTGTGGTTAAATGGTTGCGGCCTCCTCCTGGATGGGAAAAAATCAACATAGACGGCTTGGCCTTGGGTAACCCTGGCCCGTCTAGTGGCGGCGGAATTTGTAGAGATGAAAATGGGGCATTCCTTTTTGCTTTCCACGAAGGTTACGGTTCGGGGTCCAATGTCCACGCTGAAATCAGGGCAATTCACGATGGGCTGCTTCTATGTTTTTCCAAGGGTCTGAAAAACATCATTGTTGAATCGGACTCTTAG
- the LOC131255315 gene encoding uncharacterized protein LOC131255315: MAAVEHFKLQFSAVPCVDQSHLLDCIPPLISQQINDTLLADPSLLEVHQAILSIPKEAAVGPDGFSGSFFTGCWSIIVDDILKAVTFVFHGGAIPRAVNASLICLILKSPAPRSFSDFRPISLCNCFYKINARVIASRLNAILPSLISPVQGAFIQDRPISENIALAQELFRDINRKTRGGNLVLKIYMEKAYDRIDWGFLKSVMARFRFNQRGLRQGDPLSPALFIIGAKVLSRGLNRLLSHHQVLPFKLGKGCPPISHLLYTDDTLLFLNGSISSIKATKKFLDDYQQTLRQSINHRKSYFICLKSTSLARSRLIERTLNIAKSEGPLTYLGVSIAAGRLKCSAFQPLLDKVKGRIMGWQARFLSQVGRTVLIKHVLGSIHVHSLATAHLPSQVLASLESCFANFLWGWAGGKNKLHWRSWKAVSLAKEEDGLGIRKLVDIMTSFRLKMAWDIRHKED; the protein is encoded by the exons ATGGCAGCGGTTGAGCATTTCAAACTCCAGTTTTCAGCGGTCCCCTGCGTTGATCAGTCCCACCTGCTGGACTGCATCCCGCCCCTAATCTCTCAGCAAATAAATGACACCCTGCTGGCTGATCCGTCCTTGCTTGAGGTCCACCAAGCAATCCTCTCCATTCCAAAGGAGGCTGCTGTTGGTCCGGATGGATTCTCAGGTTCTTTCTTCACGGGATGTTGGAGCATCATCGTTGATGATATTCTTAAAGCAGTTACGTTTGTGTTCCATGGCGGAGCTATCCCGAGAGCAGTTAATGCCTCTTTAATCTGCCTGATTCTAAAGTCTCCTGCGCCTAGGAGCTTCTCGGACTTCCGGCCAATAAGCCTCTGCAACTGTTTCTATAAAATCAATGCCAGAGTAATTGCCTCCCGGTTGAATGCGATCCTACCTTCGCTGATCTCTCCTGTGCAAGGAGCCTTCATCCAAGACCGTCCAATTTCCGAAAACATTGCGCTGGCCCAGGAACTTTTCAGAGATATTAATAGAAAAACCAGAGGTGGGAACTTGGTACTCAAGATTTAcatggagaaagcatatgataggaTCGACTGGGGATTTCTAAAATCTGTTATGGCTCGTTTTAGGTTCAATCAGAG GGGCCTACGTCAGGGAGACCCTCTGTCCCCAGCCCTTTTCATCATTGGTGCAAAGGTGCTCAGCCGTGGGTTGAACCGGCTCCTGTCCCATCATCAAGTCCTTCCGTTCAAGTTGGGAAAAGGTTGTCCTCCTATATCTCACCTTCTATACACCGACGATACCCTTCTTTTCCTCAATGGCAGCATTTCCTCCATCAAAGCAACAAAGAAATTTCTGGATGATTACCAGCAAACTTTGAGACAATCCATCAACCACAGGAAGTCCTATTTTATATGCTTGAAATCCACCTCCCTGGCAAGAAGTAGATTGATCGAGAGAACCCTAAATATTGCCAAGTCTGAAGGTCCATTGACATATCTGGGGGTGTCGATAGCGGCTGGCAGGCTAAAATGCTCAGCTTTCCAACCTCTTCTGGACAAAGTGAAAGGGCGTATCATGGGCTGGCAGGCGCGTTTCCTCTCTCAGGTGGGGAGAACTGTTCTTATCAAACATGTCCTTGGCAGCATTCATGTCCACTCTCTTGCCACGGCTCACCTCCCCTCGCAGGTTCTAGCCTCCCTAGAAAGCTGTTTTGCAAATTTTCTTTGGGGATGGGCTGGCGGGAAGAACAAACTTCATTGGAGAAGCTGGAAGGCCGTTTCTCTCGCCAAGGAAGAAGATGGGCTAGGGATTAGAAAACTGGTTGACATCATGACCTCATTTAGACTTAAGATGGCTTGGGACATCAGGCACAAAGAAGACTAA